The Fibrobacter sp. genome has a segment encoding these proteins:
- the rpoC gene encoding DNA-directed RNA polymerase subunit beta', whose protein sequence is MSEEMIEQTENTGDISIHLAAPDLIRYWSYGEVTKPETINYRSFKPERDGLFCEKIFGPVKNWECNCGKFKRVRYKGVICDRCGVEVTHSKVRRERMGHIELSIPLAHTWFVKNQPCVIGALLNLNTKDLEHVIYYEKYVVIDPGDTDLEERSLIDETQYQDLVAEGRKFDAKMGASAIKQLLDRLDLTKLSEELRLQATSKSKTKRDESVKRLKIVEAFKKSQMESFRSYYNNPDGSRDSGKAWLKGLAEAVAEFKADYESKHDNFVLADAYEEFRSKYKNEAKLLANQPSWMILDVLPVIPPDLRPLVPLEGGRFATSDLNELYRRVINRNNRLKKLIDIRAPNVILCNEKRMLQEAVDQLFDSGRRSARAGGARPLKSLAELLKGKQGRFRMNLLGKRVDYSGRSVIVVGPELKMHQCGLPKRMALELYKPFIIQRLEEDGIVYTLKSAKKYVDAERPEVWDILEEIIEDHPVMLNRAPTLHRLGIQAFYPKLIEGNAIRLHPLVCTAFNADFDGDQMAVHLPLSFETQLECRVLMLSSNNILHPASGQPIAVPGQDIVLGLYYLTKPRPGRKGEGMHFYDPAEAVRAYENGVVDLNAIVYLRLPAGRKIYMGALEKDAVCLRESADDNGNIEVSVKAGEKIKFLTLTDVNVIKTTVGRIIFNEFVPKELGYANETFGKKVIAKSIDDLYRRTGNRVTVDYLDDLKANGYQWATRAGSSVAIAEMVIPEEKQAMLDAATEKVNQIRGLYEDGVITDGERYNQIIDVWSRTTTDVANKQWDLLSRDRDGFNPVYMMADSGARGSREQIKQLSGMRGLMQKPIKQLGGQEVIENPIKSCFREGLNVMEYFISSHGARKGLADTALKTADAGYLTRRLVDVGQDLVVTEADCGTTQGIEVSAFKDGDDTVIPLEERLLGRAPIEDIKHPVTGEVIVKAGELVTERDLPKISASGLEHITMRSVLTCESRTGVCAKCYGRMLASGRPVDLGEAVGVLAAQSIGEPGTQLTLRTFHIGGASSRLTVENNKKATVDGRVELEQVETVDHEGQKVVVSRMGELVIFDTTGINKGRYQIPYGAILKVANNDSVQKGQEMFEWDPYNSPIISNVAGTIKFMDLVENATFRVEKDEVTEVETWIVISDKRGKRRPAISIVDAGNNKVGHFMLPDGAILTVKDGDSVTIGQTVAKLPRAAGKTRDITGGLPRVAELFEARCPKNKAFIAPMDGLVSYGDDVRGNQKVIIQMDDKKEEVLVPHGVHLAVNEGDRVRAGQKISEGSVDPHDILDVLGPEDVQRHLVNEIQAVYRLQGVAIADKHIECIVRQMMRKVRIEDSGDSELLPGEEISKARLRAINDQLIAAGKTPATFTPMLLGITKASLATDSFISACSFQETTKILTRASIEGSVDPLMGLKENVIMGRLIPCGTGARHLRNVQVVDADAEMEERKRLQAVQAEHYSTDSAIQMLDNEIGISDEEEGE, encoded by the coding sequence ATGTCTGAAGAAATGATTGAACAGACTGAAAATACTGGCGATATTTCCATACATCTCGCCGCTCCGGACCTGATCCGTTATTGGTCGTATGGTGAAGTGACCAAGCCGGAAACCATCAACTACCGCTCCTTCAAGCCCGAACGCGACGGTCTTTTCTGCGAAAAGATTTTCGGACCTGTCAAGAACTGGGAATGTAACTGCGGCAAGTTCAAGCGCGTGCGCTACAAGGGCGTTATCTGCGACCGTTGCGGCGTGGAAGTGACCCACTCCAAGGTGCGTCGCGAACGCATGGGTCATATCGAGCTCTCCATTCCTCTGGCCCACACCTGGTTCGTGAAAAACCAGCCCTGTGTCATCGGTGCTCTTTTGAACCTGAACACCAAGGACCTGGAACACGTCATTTACTACGAAAAGTACGTGGTGATCGACCCGGGTGACACCGACCTGGAAGAACGTTCCCTCATCGACGAAACCCAGTATCAGGACCTGGTTGCCGAAGGCCGTAAGTTTGACGCCAAGATGGGCGCTTCTGCCATCAAGCAGTTGCTGGACCGCCTTGACCTGACCAAGCTTTCCGAAGAACTCCGCCTGCAGGCCACCTCCAAGTCCAAGACCAAGCGCGACGAATCCGTAAAGCGCTTAAAGATTGTGGAAGCTTTCAAGAAATCCCAGATGGAAAGCTTCCGTAGCTACTACAACAACCCCGATGGCTCCAGGGATTCTGGCAAGGCTTGGCTCAAGGGCCTCGCCGAGGCCGTGGCCGAATTCAAGGCCGACTACGAATCCAAGCACGACAATTTTGTGCTGGCCGACGCCTACGAGGAATTCCGCAGCAAGTACAAGAACGAAGCCAAGTTGCTGGCCAACCAGCCTTCTTGGATGATTCTCGACGTGCTTCCGGTGATTCCGCCTGATCTGCGTCCCCTGGTTCCGCTGGAAGGCGGCCGTTTTGCCACCTCCGACCTGAACGAGCTTTACCGCCGTGTCATCAACCGTAACAACCGCTTGAAAAAGTTGATCGACATCCGTGCTCCTAACGTGATTTTGTGCAACGAAAAGCGCATGCTGCAAGAGGCCGTGGACCAGCTGTTCGACAGCGGTCGCCGCAGTGCCCGTGCAGGTGGCGCCCGTCCGCTGAAGAGCCTCGCCGAACTGTTGAAGGGTAAGCAGGGCCGCTTCCGTATGAACCTTCTCGGTAAGCGTGTGGACTACTCCGGCCGTTCCGTCATTGTGGTGGGCCCGGAACTGAAGATGCACCAGTGCGGTCTTCCGAAGCGCATGGCTTTGGAACTGTACAAGCCCTTTATTATCCAGCGCCTTGAAGAAGACGGTATCGTCTATACCCTCAAGTCCGCCAAGAAGTACGTGGACGCCGAACGCCCCGAAGTGTGGGATATTCTCGAAGAAATCATCGAGGACCACCCGGTGATGCTGAACCGCGCCCCGACGCTGCACCGCTTGGGTATCCAGGCCTTCTATCCGAAACTGATCGAAGGTAATGCCATCCGCCTGCACCCCCTCGTCTGTACCGCTTTCAACGCGGACTTCGATGGTGACCAGATGGCCGTGCACCTCCCGCTGTCTTTCGAGACCCAGCTGGAATGCCGCGTGCTCATGCTTTCTTCCAACAACATCCTGCACCCCGCTTCCGGTCAGCCTATCGCTGTGCCGGGCCAGGACATCGTGCTCGGTCTGTACTATCTGACCAAGCCCCGTCCGGGTCGCAAGGGCGAAGGCATGCACTTCTACGACCCCGCCGAAGCTGTTCGTGCTTACGAAAACGGTGTCGTCGATCTGAACGCCATCGTTTACCTGCGTCTCCCCGCCGGTCGCAAGATTTACATGGGCGCCCTGGAAAAGGATGCCGTGTGCCTGCGTGAAAGCGCCGACGACAATGGCAATATCGAAGTCTCCGTCAAGGCCGGTGAAAAGATTAAGTTCCTCACCCTGACAGACGTGAACGTGATCAAGACCACTGTCGGCCGTATCATCTTTAACGAATTTGTTCCCAAGGAGCTGGGCTACGCCAACGAAACCTTCGGCAAGAAGGTGATTGCGAAGTCCATCGACGATCTGTACCGCCGTACCGGTAACCGCGTGACCGTAGATTACCTGGACGACCTGAAGGCCAACGGTTACCAGTGGGCAACCCGCGCCGGTTCCTCTGTGGCTATCGCCGAAATGGTGATTCCTGAAGAGAAGCAGGCCATGCTGGATGCCGCCACCGAAAAGGTGAACCAGATCCGTGGCCTCTACGAAGACGGTGTGATTACCGACGGCGAACGCTATAACCAGATTATTGACGTGTGGTCCCGCACCACGACGGATGTGGCCAACAAGCAGTGGGATTTGCTTTCCCGCGACCGTGACGGTTTCAACCCCGTCTACATGATGGCCGACTCCGGTGCTCGTGGTAGCCGTGAACAGATTAAGCAGCTGTCCGGTATGCGCGGCCTGATGCAGAAGCCTATCAAGCAGCTGGGCGGTCAGGAAGTTATCGAGAACCCGATTAAGTCCTGCTTCCGCGAAGGCCTGAACGTGATGGAATACTTCATTTCGTCTCACGGTGCCCGTAAGGGTCTGGCCGATACCGCTCTGAAGACTGCTGACGCCGGTTACCTTACCCGCCGTCTCGTGGACGTGGGTCAGGACCTGGTGGTTACTGAAGCTGATTGCGGCACTACCCAGGGTATCGAAGTCTCCGCCTTCAAGGACGGTGACGATACCGTGATTCCTCTGGAAGAACGTCTGCTGGGTCGTGCTCCGATTGAAGATATCAAGCACCCCGTGACCGGCGAAGTGATTGTGAAAGCCGGTGAACTGGTGACCGAACGCGACCTGCCGAAGATCAGCGCTTCCGGTCTGGAACACATCACCATGCGCTCCGTGCTTACTTGCGAATCTCGCACCGGTGTCTGCGCCAAGTGCTATGGCCGTATGCTTGCCTCTGGTCGTCCTGTTGACCTGGGCGAGGCCGTGGGTGTGCTTGCCGCTCAGTCTATCGGTGAACCGGGTACTCAGCTTACGTTGCGTACCTTCCACATCGGTGGTGCATCTTCCCGTCTGACTGTTGAAAACAACAAGAAGGCGACTGTGGATGGCCGAGTGGAACTGGAACAGGTGGAAACCGTTGATCACGAAGGCCAGAAGGTGGTGGTAAGCCGCATGGGCGAACTGGTGATCTTCGATACCACAGGTATTAACAAGGGTCGTTACCAGATTCCTTATGGCGCCATCTTGAAGGTCGCCAACAACGATTCTGTCCAGAAGGGACAGGAAATGTTCGAATGGGATCCGTATAACAGCCCCATTATCAGTAACGTGGCCGGTACCATCAAGTTCATGGACCTGGTGGAAAACGCTACGTTCCGCGTCGAAAAGGACGAAGTGACCGAAGTCGAAACCTGGATTGTCATTAGCGACAAGCGCGGCAAGCGCCGCCCCGCTATCAGCATCGTGGATGCGGGCAACAACAAGGTCGGTCACTTTATGCTTCCCGACGGAGCTATCTTGACTGTCAAGGACGGGGATTCCGTGACCATCGGTCAGACCGTGGCCAAGCTCCCCCGTGCCGCAGGTAAGACCCGCGATATTACCGGTGGTCTTCCCCGCGTGGCCGAACTCTTCGAAGCTCGCTGCCCGAAGAACAAGGCCTTTATCGCTCCTATGGACGGTCTCGTTTCTTACGGCGACGATGTCCGTGGAAACCAGAAGGTTATTATTCAGATGGACGACAAGAAGGAGGAAGTGCTGGTTCCCCATGGCGTGCATCTGGCGGTCAATGAAGGTGACCGTGTCCGTGCTGGTCAGAAGATTAGCGAAGGTAGCGTGGACCCCCACGATATCCTCGACGTTCTTGGACCCGAAGATGTCCAGCGCCATTTGGTGAACGAAATCCAGGCCGTTTATCGCCTGCAAGGTGTGGCTATCGCAGATAAGCACATCGAATGTATCGTGCGCCAGATGATGCGTAAGGTTCGCATCGAGGATTCCGGGGACTCTGAACTGCTTCCGGGCGAAGAAATCTCCAAGGCACGTCTTCGCGCCATCAACGACCAGTTGATTGCGGCTGGCAAGACGCCGGCGACCTTTACGCCGATGCTCCTTGGTATCACGAAGGCTTCCCTCGCGACAGACAGCTTCATCTCTGCCTGCTCGTTCCAGGAAACCACCAAGATCCTTACCCGCGCCTCCATCGAAGGAAGCGTGGACCCGCTCATGGGCCTTAAGGAAAACGTGATTATGGGTCGTCTGATTCCGTGCGGAACCGGTGCCCGCCACCTGAGGAACGTCCAGGTGGTCGATGCCGATGCCGAAATGGAAGAAAGGAAACGCTTGCAAGCGGTACAGGCCGAACACTACAGCACCGATAGCGCCATCCAGATGCTGGATAACGAAATCGGCATTTCCGACGAGGAAGAAGGCGAGTAA
- the rpsL gene encoding 30S ribosomal protein S12, producing MPTIQQLVRNGREQISNKTASVALKSCPQKRGVCTRVYTSTPKKPNSALRKIARVRLSNKMEVTAYIPGEGHNLQEHSIVLIRGGRVKDVPGVRYHIIRGALDTQAVNGRQNGRSKYGVKKKGAAPAKK from the coding sequence GTGCCTACTATTCAACAGCTCGTCCGTAACGGACGCGAACAAATCAGCAACAAGACCGCTTCCGTGGCCTTGAAGTCCTGCCCGCAAAAGCGTGGCGTCTGCACCCGTGTGTACACCAGCACCCCGAAGAAGCCGAACTCCGCTCTTCGTAAGATTGCCCGTGTGCGCTTGTCCAACAAGATGGAAGTGACCGCCTACATCCCTGGCGAAGGTCACAACCTTCAGGAACACTCCATCGTGCTCATCCGCGGTGGTCGTGTGAAGGACGTTCCCGGTGTCCGTTACCACATCATCCGTGGCGCCCTGGATACCCAGGCCGTCAATGGCCGTCAGAACGGCCGTTCCAAGTATGGTGTCAAGAAAAAAGGTGCCGCTCCGGCCAAGAAGTAA
- the rpsG gene encoding 30S ribosomal protein S7, with product MSRRRKALHRSILPDPRYKSTLVTELVGVVLKQGKKTIAEQIVYTALEKLGQKLEGPETPLEKFEICLDNIKPKVEVKSRRVGGANYQVPMEVAPDRAKALALRWLLDAARSRNEANMADRLAAELVAAKNGEGNAVRKKNDTHKMAEANKAFAHFRF from the coding sequence ATGTCTAGAAGAAGAAAGGCTCTCCATCGCTCTATCCTCCCGGATCCGCGTTACAAGTCCACTCTCGTTACCGAACTGGTGGGCGTGGTGCTCAAGCAGGGCAAGAAGACCATCGCTGAACAGATTGTCTATACCGCTCTTGAAAAGCTCGGCCAGAAACTCGAAGGTCCCGAGACTCCTCTCGAGAAGTTCGAAATCTGCCTCGACAACATCAAGCCCAAGGTGGAAGTGAAGTCCCGCCGCGTGGGTGGTGCCAACTACCAGGTTCCTATGGAAGTTGCTCCGGACCGCGCCAAGGCTCTCGCTCTCCGCTGGCTCCTCGACGCTGCCCGTAGCCGCAACGAAGCCAACATGGCTGACCGCCTTGCTGCCGAACTCGTTGCTGCCAAGAACGGTGAAGGCAACGCTGTCCGCAAGAAGAACGACACGCACAAGATGGCCGAAGCCAACAAGGCATTCGCCCACTTCCGTTTCTAA
- the eno gene encoding phosphopyruvate hydratase produces the protein MASKIKSVVARQILDSRGNPSLEVDVTLENGVKGHAAVPSGASTGEREACELRDGDKKTYCGKGTLTAVKNVNTKIAKKIIGMDPAKQTEVDDAMIALDGNRMLKNTLGANAILGVSMAVCCAAANDAKMPLYQYIAKLHGTKKLTLPCPMCNVINGGAHSSAPIDFQEFMIAPVGAKTFSKGLQMVTEIFHALKAVLKKAGFDTTVGDEGGFAPGVSIKPAKNKFGYEITGVMTLEKALDALKAATTNAGYKFGTDIKIALDVASSEFCDKNTKKGKPETYTFKKSTKKTVKSADMVKLYEKLIDKYSIFSIEDGLDEADWAGWKVMTDKLGGKINLVGDDLFVTNPTIFDEGIKAGIANAILIKVNQVGSVSETLAAIKRAQNEGYAPIVSHRSGETEDTFIADLAVGTAAGQIKTGSLSRTDRVCKYNRLLRIEEELGKAAVYAGDPRKACKAPAKKAACKKCK, from the coding sequence ATGGCTTCTAAAATTAAATCCGTTGTTGCCCGCCAGATTCTTGACTCTCGCGGCAATCCCTCTCTCGAAGTTGATGTTACCCTCGAAAACGGCGTGAAGGGTCACGCTGCTGTCCCGAGCGGTGCTTCTACCGGCGAACGCGAAGCTTGCGAACTCCGCGACGGCGACAAGAAGACCTACTGCGGCAAGGGCACGCTCACTGCTGTGAAGAACGTGAACACCAAGATCGCCAAGAAGATCATCGGCATGGACCCGGCCAAGCAGACCGAAGTCGACGACGCCATGATCGCTCTCGACGGCAACCGCATGCTCAAGAACACCCTCGGTGCAAACGCTATCCTCGGCGTTTCCATGGCAGTCTGCTGCGCCGCTGCTAACGACGCCAAGATGCCTCTCTACCAGTACATCGCCAAGCTCCATGGCACCAAGAAGCTCACGCTCCCCTGCCCGATGTGCAACGTGATTAACGGCGGTGCCCACTCTAGCGCTCCGATTGACTTCCAGGAATTCATGATCGCTCCGGTTGGCGCCAAGACGTTCTCCAAGGGCCTCCAGATGGTCACCGAAATCTTCCACGCCCTCAAGGCCGTGCTGAAGAAGGCCGGCTTCGACACCACCGTCGGTGACGAAGGTGGCTTTGCTCCTGGCGTCTCCATCAAGCCCGCCAAGAACAAGTTCGGTTACGAAATCACTGGCGTGATGACCCTCGAAAAGGCTCTCGACGCTCTCAAGGCTGCAACCACCAATGCCGGTTACAAGTTCGGTACCGACATCAAGATCGCTCTTGACGTTGCTTCTTCTGAATTCTGCGACAAGAACACCAAGAAGGGCAAGCCGGAAACCTACACCTTCAAGAAGAGCACCAAGAAGACTGTCAAGTCTGCCGATATGGTGAAGCTCTACGAAAAGCTCATCGACAAGTACTCCATCTTCTCCATTGAAGACGGTCTCGACGAAGCTGACTGGGCTGGCTGGAAGGTCATGACCGACAAGCTCGGTGGTAAGATCAACCTCGTGGGTGACGACCTGTTCGTTACCAACCCGACCATCTTCGACGAAGGCATCAAGGCCGGTATCGCTAACGCCATCCTCATCAAGGTGAACCAGGTGGGTTCCGTGTCCGAAACTCTCGCTGCCATCAAGCGCGCTCAGAACGAAGGCTATGCTCCCATCGTTTCTCACCGCTCTGGCGAAACCGAAGACACCTTCATTGCTGACCTCGCCGTCGGTACCGCCGCTGGCCAGATCAAGACTGGTTCTCTCTCCCGTACGGACCGCGTTTGCAAGTACAACCGTCTCCTCCGCATCGAAGAAGAACTCGGCAAGGCTGCCGTGTACGCCGGTGACCCGCGCAAGGCTTGCAAGGCCCCTGCTAAGAAGGCCGCTTGCAAGAAGTGTAAGTAA